The stretch of DNA AAGAAGAAATCTGTAAAAGTATTTCAAAACTTGCTTTCTGTGCCTTTTTTATGCCTTTTTTGACCGAATTATCATTGCCGAAGCCTGAAGGGATTGACCTAAACGATCTATAATTTTTTTTAGCTCTTTTTTATCTTTTGAATTGCCAATCCTCACAAAATACATTTCCCCTTCTTTTTGTATATAGGGTTTTAACCCTTTTTTAGACTGAACTAAGCTATTTTTCAGAGAATACGCCTCTTTTTTATTGCGAAACGCACCTAATTGCACAGTATATGTCTCATTTCTAACAACTTTAGCGGGTCTTGGAGCTAATTTTATGATTTTTTCTTTCGTTCCCTTAATAGATTGTTTTTTAGAAATTTTTGGCTTTTTTGAAAAATCTGAATCAGGAAATGAAGCAGAAAGCTTATTTTTTCCAGAGAGTGGCTCTTCCTTGAAAGAGTGGTTCAATTCTATCACTTCTGTTTTTTTTGCAGCAAGTGAATCACTGTGTTTAAGACCAGAGTTTTCAGGATTTGGACTGAAATCTGACTTTTTTTCCATTCCTGGAAGCTCATATTTTTCTGAAACTACCTCCATTGACTCCGGTTTTTCAGGGTTTTCGGCAATTGCCTTTTTTTTCCCTATACTCATCCCAAGCAAGAAAAATGAAGAAAGCATCACAGCGAGTAGGACTAAAATAATCCCAATTCTTTTATTATCTAAATTAATTACATAAAAAGTTCTTTCTTTCATAGTTATCACCCCTAACTTTCACAAATTGTTGTATAGATTTCGTGTATTTTTTTGGTCAGCTCTTCCATATTCCCGTTGTTCTCTATTATAAAATCGGACTTTTTCAATTTCTCTTTAATGGATAACTGAGATTCGGATCGCCTTCTGTAGTCTCTTTCTGTGAGTTTTTCTTCTCTGTTTTGCACCCTTTTTAGTGCAATCTCATCGTCTGAAAATACCGTAAGAGTAAAATCACAGGATTTGTATGCGTCTGTTTCAAACAAAAGTGGGACCTCCCACACAATTAGGCCTTTTTCTATTGAATCTGCTTTTTTATGAAAATCTCGGCGAACAAGTGGGTGAATTAACCCATTTAGCTTTTCTAAAATAGGCTTATCTTGGAAAACCTTCTCTGCTATTTTTTTACGATCAAAATTTCCCTCTAAGTCGAGAACTTCTTCTCCAAGTATTTCTATAAGCTCTTTTCGGATTGGGGTATTTAGACCGGTATATACCCTTGCAAGCTCGTCCGAGTTGATTCTAAACGCTCCCAATTCTTCAAATATCTTAGATACTGTTGACTTGCCACCACCGATATTTCCGGTAATTCCGAGTATGATTTTTTTTTGATTAGACTTCACCGAAATTAGATATTTTTTTATGTACAAAAAAGTACAAGTATTTTTAATTTATTTTTTTGATTGGTTGCTATTTTCCCTTTTCGCATACTACTTGACCTATTTCACAATTGAAAAAAAATTTCTTAAAGTAGGGGAAAAAGATGAGCGAAAATTCAATCCATATATTCAAGCCAAGACAGGAAATTCAGGAAAAGTTTTCAATTCCTGCAATCAAACAAAATGAATACCTTTGCGATGGGGAATTAAAAACTTGGAACGGGGAAGTATCCAAGGTGTACTCTCCTATCTGCTTCCCTGATAAAGACAATTTTAAAGAAGAGCCTATCGGCTACTATCCTTTATTAAGAGAAAAAGAAATTCTAGAAATCCTAAACAGCTCAGTGAATGCCTACTCTAACGGAAATGGAATTTGGCCTACAATGTCTGTGGAAGAAAGAATCCGATGCACAAAGAATTTTTCTGAAAAAATGAAACTACAAAAAAAAGAAGTAGTAAACCTGCTAATGTGGGAAATAGGGAAAAATTTATCCGACTCCGAAAAAGAATTTGATCGAACTGTAGAATATATAAACGACACAATAGAATCTTTGAAAGAGTTGGACAGGGCTTCTTCTAAATTTGTGCACGAACAAGGAATATTTGCACAAATCCGACGCTCTCCCTTTGGTGTAGTGCTTTGCATGGGACCCTACAATTATCCTTTAAACGAAACCTTTGCAACCCTCATCCCTGCCTTGATCATGGGAAACACTGTGATACTAAAACCTGCAAAATACGGAATCTTACTTCTTCGTCCTCTTTTGGAGGCGTTTAGAGATTCCTTCCCCAAAGGAGTGATCAATACTATTTATGGAGACGGAAAACTAATTGTTCCGCCACTCATGTTATCAGGCAAAATTGACGTACTCGCATTTATTGGATCTGCAACCGTGGCTAACTCTATTGAAAAACTGCACCCAAAGCCAAATCGTTTGAAAACAGTTTTTGGTTTAGGTGCAAAAAACCCCGCCATTATTTTAGAAGATGCGGATATCGATCTTACTGTAAAAGAGTGCGTTAGTGGAACGCTTGCTTTCAATGGTCAAAGATGTACTGCACTAAAAATTTTATTTGTTCATAAAAAGATTGCAGATGAATTTTTAAAAAAATTTGTAGATGCCGTGAATTCTTTAAAATTAGGACTCCCTTGGGATGAAGGTGCGATGATCACTCCGTTACCCGAAATAAACAAGTGCGAATCTATGGATGGCTACGTTAAAGACGCAACGGAAAAAGGTGCAAAAATTTTAAACAAAAATGGTGGAGATTTTCTAAAAACAATTTTTCGTCCGGCAGTGCTTTTTCCCGTGACTGAAGATATGACAATCTACCACAAAGAACAATTCGGTCCTGTTGTGCCAATAGTACCTTTTGACGATATATCTATTCCTATTCGTTATATAGAAGAGTCTAATGTTGGTCAACAAGCGAGCGTATTTGGAAAAGACTACGAAGTTATTTCAAAGCTAATCGACCCGCTTGTGAACCAAGTCAGTAGAGTAAATATAAACAGTCAATGCCAAAGAGGACCGGATAGTTTTCCTTTCACAGGCAGAAAAGACTCGGCAGATGGAACACTTTCCGTAAGCGATGCTTTAAGAGTGTTTTCCATTCGTACCCTCGTTGCTGCAAAAGACAGCGACTTGAATAAAGAAATTTTCAGTAAGATTATAAAGAGTAGAAAATCAAAATTTCTCTCTACCGACTTTATTTTTTAATTAACCTGTAATTTTTCTGGAAAGTGCCCTTCCTATGAATCGGAACTTTTCTCCAAGTGGAAATCTGCTTAAATTGGCTTTGACTACTCCTTTCGTAAATCTTGTTCTTTTGGAGTAGTCAATTTTTACGTCCACAATTACAGGTTGGCCTTTTTTAGAAATCTCAAAAGCCTTTTGAAGTATTTCAGAAATTTCTTCGTTGTTTTTCATTTCTAAGTAGCTGGCTCCTGTACCGATTGCAAAGCCTTCTAAATTCAGTTTTCCGAGAACGCTGCAAGTTTTTCTATTGTAGGGAATTTCCTGTCCTTGAGAAATTTGAGAAAGCTCTCCGTCATAAAATACGAATATAACTACACCAAGATTTAGGGTTGTGGCAGTGAGTAACTCTGCACCTGTCATCAGAAAAGCCCCGTCTCCGACTATACCCACGACATTCTTTTTGGGGTGGGCTAATTTTGCTCCAATACTTGCAGGTACACAATACCCCATAGAGTTGAAGTCTGAAGGAGTTAAAAAAGTTTTTGTTTCATGGATAGGCAAAAGCTCTGCGGTTAGAAAAGTATGGTTGCCGTCATCTACAACAACAATATCATCATCAGAAATATTTTTTCTTAGCTCTTTAAAAAATAGGTATGGATTCACTGTATTTTTCTTAGAGTGTTTTTCCCATTCTTTTCTGTAAGATTCTTTTTCTTTTCTAATAATTTCCTTTATATCAATTTTTTTATGTGTAGGTCTTTCTCCTTTTTTTAATTCAATTAAAACTTTTTGTAAAACTTCAAGTGAGTCTCCCTCGATAGAAACTACAGTCTTATAATTTTTATCAAATATATCTGGATCGATATCTACGTGGATTAAATTTTTTGGAACTTTCATTCCAAAGCTACCTGTGGGGATCTCGGAAAATCTTGCACCTATAGCAAATAACGCATCACAATTCTGAAAAGCTTTTTCACCGGCAGGTACAGAATAGACTCCAAAGCCCATACCTGTGTGGAGAGGGTGATTTGCCGGAAATACACTTAATCCTTGTAAGGTCGTTGCCACAGGGGCGTTTAAAAATTCAGCAATCTCGATGAGGGTATTTTTCGCATTTCTCGCACCCCAACCTACAAAAATCCCAGGGCTTTTGGATTTACGAAGGATTTCAACTGCTTTCAAAATTTTCTTTTCGCTTAATTCTTTTTTCTTTACTATAGGTTGAAATTTAGGTAAGCTCTTTACAGTTCCACCAAATAATTGCAAGTTTACGGGAATTTCCACAAACACCGGGCCAGGAAATCCATCGTTTGCAATTTTAAACGCTT from Leptospiraceae bacterium encodes:
- a CDS encoding NADP-dependent glyceraldehyde-3-phosphate dehydrogenase; this translates as MSENSIHIFKPRQEIQEKFSIPAIKQNEYLCDGELKTWNGEVSKVYSPICFPDKDNFKEEPIGYYPLLREKEILEILNSSVNAYSNGNGIWPTMSVEERIRCTKNFSEKMKLQKKEVVNLLMWEIGKNLSDSEKEFDRTVEYINDTIESLKELDRASSKFVHEQGIFAQIRRSPFGVVLCMGPYNYPLNETFATLIPALIMGNTVILKPAKYGILLLRPLLEAFRDSFPKGVINTIYGDGKLIVPPLMLSGKIDVLAFIGSATVANSIEKLHPKPNRLKTVFGLGAKNPAIILEDADIDLTVKECVSGTLAFNGQRCTALKILFVHKKIADEFLKKFVDAVNSLKLGLPWDEGAMITPLPEINKCESMDGYVKDATEKGAKILNKNGGDFLKTIFRPAVLFPVTEDMTIYHKEQFGPVVPIVPFDDISIPIRYIEESNVGQQASVFGKDYEVISKLIDPLVNQVSRVNINSQCQRGPDSFPFTGRKDSADGTLSVSDALRVFSIRTLVAAKDSDLNKEIFSKIIKSRKSKFLSTDFIF
- a CDS encoding thiamine pyrophosphate-binding protein, whose protein sequence is MKKTGAELLVHALEEIGVKFTFGIPGVHNTEIYDELNKSKKITPILVTHECGGAFMADAISRTTDSIGTLVIVPAAGMTHALSGIGEAYLDGIPMLIISGGIRRDSGKFFQLHQIDQHKILSGITKKSFLVEKHSDVIPTIYEAFKIANDGFPGPVFVEIPVNLQLFGGTVKSLPKFQPIVKKKELSEKKILKAVEILRKSKSPGIFVGWGARNAKNTLIEIAEFLNAPVATTLQGLSVFPANHPLHTGMGFGVYSVPAGEKAFQNCDALFAIGARFSEIPTGSFGMKVPKNLIHVDIDPDIFDKNYKTVVSIEGDSLEVLQKVLIELKKGERPTHKKIDIKEIIRKEKESYRKEWEKHSKKNTVNPYLFFKELRKNISDDDIVVVDDGNHTFLTAELLPIHETKTFLTPSDFNSMGYCVPASIGAKLAHPKKNVVGIVGDGAFLMTGAELLTATTLNLGVVIFVFYDGELSQISQGQEIPYNRKTCSVLGKLNLEGFAIGTGASYLEMKNNEEISEILQKAFEISKKGQPVIVDVKIDYSKRTRFTKGVVKANLSRFPLGEKFRFIGRALSRKITG
- a CDS encoding SPOR domain-containing protein, whose protein sequence is MKERTFYVINLDNKRIGIILVLLAVMLSSFFLLGMSIGKKKAIAENPEKPESMEVVSEKYELPGMEKKSDFSPNPENSGLKHSDSLAAKKTEVIELNHSFKEEPLSGKNKLSASFPDSDFSKKPKISKKQSIKGTKEKIIKLAPRPAKVVRNETYTVQLGAFRNKKEAYSLKNSLVQSKKGLKPYIQKEGEMYFVRIGNSKDKKELKKIIDRLGQSLQASAMIIRSKKA
- a CDS encoding dephospho-CoA kinase codes for the protein MKSNQKKIILGITGNIGGGKSTVSKIFEELGAFRINSDELARVYTGLNTPIRKELIEILGEEVLDLEGNFDRKKIAEKVFQDKPILEKLNGLIHPLVRRDFHKKADSIEKGLIVWEVPLLFETDAYKSCDFTLTVFSDDEIALKRVQNREEKLTERDYRRRSESQLSIKEKLKKSDFIIENNGNMEELTKKIHEIYTTICES